A region from the Vicia villosa cultivar HV-30 ecotype Madison, WI linkage group LG3, Vvil1.0, whole genome shotgun sequence genome encodes:
- the LOC131659522 gene encoding uncharacterized protein LOC131659522 — protein MELVDLPTIGGKLTWIRGNGKCMSRIDRFLLSDCFIENWKVEGQYIGERDVSDHAPIWLKDNIKDWGPKPFKFNNMWFKHEDLDTFVEEEWKKIAIKGRGDYCLVEKLKTLKNRLTWWNKNVYGWIDLKINNDGKELHSLDNVFVHFAGNVPDDVVVKRIKVAEDFWDNINKREGMLRLKSRQLWLSEGDDNTRYFHNSLKDRRRRSSICSVATTEGRLEGVEDIKEFTYKHFENSFKEEISFRPELSGINLNSLSSEESSALEKFFEED, from the coding sequence ATGGAGTTGGTGGATCTTCCTACTATAGGAGGCAAGCTTACTTGGATTAGGGGCAATGGTAAATGCATGAGTAGGATTGATAGATTCCTCCTATCGGATTGTTTTATTGAAAATTGGAAGGTGGAGGGCCAATATATTGGTGAGAGGGATGTGTCCGATCATGCTCCTATTTGGTTGAAAGACAATATAAAGGATTGGGGACCCAAACCTTTTAAGTTCAACAATATGTGGTTCAAACATGAGGATTTGGATACCTTTGTGGAGGAGGAGTGGAAGAAGATTGCTATCAAAGGAAGAGGTGATTATTGCTTGGTTGAAAAGTTGAAAACTCTCAAAAACCGGTTAACTTGGTGGAACAAGAATGTCTATGGGTGGATAGACCTCAAAATCAACAATGATGGGAAAGAGTTGCATTCTTTAGATAATgtgtttgttcattttgcaggtaatgttCCGGATGATGTTGTAGTAAAAAGAATCAAAGTGGCGGAGGACTTTTGGGACAACATTAATAAGAGAGAAGGCATGCTTAGATTGAAGTCGAGACAACTTTGGCTTTCCGAAGGTGATGATAACACTCGTTACTTTCATAACTCCTTAaaagatagaagaagaagaagctctaTTTGTTCCGTTGCCACTACGGAGGGAAGATTGGAAGGAGTAGAAGACATTAAAGAGTTCACTTACAAGCATTTCGAAAACTCCTTTAAAGAAGAAATTTCTTTTAGGCCGGAGCTTAGTGGGATCAATCTTAACTCTTTATCGTCGGAAGAATCATCGGCCTTAGAGAAATTCTTTGAGGAAGATTAA